One window from the genome of Fulvivirga lutea encodes:
- the arsC gene encoding arsenate reductase (glutaredoxin) (This arsenate reductase requires both glutathione and glutaredoxin to convert arsenate to arsenite, after which the efflux transporter formed by ArsA and ArsB can extrude the arsenite from the cell, providing resistance.) produces MAKATIYHNPRCGKSRNTLKILEEKNVENNVVEYLKTPPTFGELKSVVKKLKIKPEELLRKGESVFKENYKGKSLSDDEWIRAMVDNPILIERPIVIVGDKAVIGRPPENVLEII; encoded by the coding sequence ATGGCCAAAGCAACTATATACCATAATCCTAGATGCGGAAAGAGTAGAAATACACTCAAAATTCTTGAAGAAAAGAATGTAGAAAATAACGTGGTTGAGTATTTAAAAACCCCGCCAACATTCGGTGAGTTGAAATCTGTTGTTAAGAAACTTAAAATTAAGCCCGAAGAATTATTAAGAAAAGGCGAATCTGTTTTTAAAGAAAATTATAAGGGCAAATCTCTTTCTGATGATGAGTGGATTAGAGCCATGGTGGATAATCCTATCTTAATTGAAAGGCCAATCGTTATAGTAGGAGATAAGGCTGTGATAGGAAGGCCTCCAGAAAATGTGCTAGAAATTATCTAA
- a CDS encoding GAF domain-containing sensor histidine kinase: MSAPYPENEEQRLKDLQNYNILDAIEEPAFNEIVDLASFICNTPISLVSFVDKERQWFMAEKGLDAKETPREYSFCAHAILDDEIFEIEDAKKDARFENNPLVTGNPNIRFYAGVPLKSRQGHNLGSLCVIDKTPKKLNKEQKKALRILGNRVINELELRKHLKITQEQKNELEKVIHFKDRLLSIISHDLRSPLNSIKSTVSMFEGGMLSNEDIQQLMQYLKIEASTTSQLLDNLLQWAKTKLENFEIIKEPFIVNSIIEETIQLYSPEAKRKGISLSYTNGNNKIELLGDKEMIKLAIRNLINNSIKFCREGDSIKISSMSKGKKGIILLEDTGVGMTAEKVNQILGENKLESVPGTSKEKGIGLGLILINEFIKSNDGKIMGSSQPEVGTTFKVELPLAN, encoded by the coding sequence ATGTCAGCACCGTATCCTGAAAACGAAGAACAAAGACTGAAAGACCTTCAGAATTATAATATATTAGATGCTATCGAAGAACCTGCGTTTAATGAAATTGTAGATCTGGCATCTTTTATATGTAATACTCCTATTAGTCTTGTAAGCTTTGTTGATAAAGAAAGGCAATGGTTTATGGCAGAAAAAGGCCTTGATGCAAAAGAGACACCTAGAGAATATTCATTTTGTGCACATGCCATTCTTGATGACGAAATATTTGAAATTGAGGACGCCAAAAAAGATGCTCGATTTGAAAATAACCCACTGGTAACCGGCAATCCTAACATACGCTTTTATGCCGGTGTGCCATTAAAATCCAGGCAAGGTCATAACTTAGGCTCACTTTGTGTGATTGATAAAACACCAAAAAAATTAAATAAAGAACAAAAAAAAGCGCTCAGAATTCTTGGCAATAGAGTGATTAATGAGCTCGAGTTAAGAAAACATTTGAAAATTACTCAGGAACAGAAAAATGAATTAGAAAAAGTAATTCATTTCAAAGATCGATTGCTTTCTATTATTTCACATGATTTACGAAGCCCATTGAATTCCATTAAATCAACAGTGAGTATGTTTGAGGGGGGTATGTTGTCAAATGAAGATATTCAGCAATTAATGCAATATCTTAAGATTGAGGCAAGTACCACCAGCCAATTGCTAGATAACTTGTTACAATGGGCTAAAACTAAACTCGAAAATTTCGAAATAATTAAAGAACCGTTTATTGTTAACAGTATTATTGAGGAAACAATACAACTCTACAGTCCTGAAGCCAAACGAAAGGGAATTAGCTTATCGTATACAAATGGAAATAATAAGATAGAACTGTTAGGTGACAAGGAAATGATTAAGCTTGCCATTAGAAACCTAATTAACAATTCTATTAAATTTTGCCGAGAAGGTGACTCTATCAAAATCAGCTCTATGTCAAAAGGTAAAAAAGGAATTATCTTATTAGAAGATACTGGTGTTGGAATGACTGCTGAAAAAGTAAATCAGATCTTAGGTGAAAATAAACTGGAATCAGTACCGGGTACTTCCAAAGAAAAAGGCATAGGTCTAGGCCTTATCCTTATCAATGAGTTTATAAAGTCGAATGATGGTAAGATAATGGGCTCTAGTCAACCTGAAGTGGGAACAACTTTTAAAGTGGAACTACCTTTGGCTAATTAG
- a CDS encoding calcium/sodium antiporter, whose product MILVGYIIALITSFYLLARISDVYFVNSLDKIAEKLNLSHEMAGATLMAIGSSAPELFVAIISFVRVGNHEAIGVGTIVGSALFNILVIIGASAMVRSAKLVWQPVMRDLIFYLIAVILLFIVMYSGEVSAIEGFILVGTYGLYLLAVVYGRKIFKFKDGDTMDEDEPEEELKGWRLIFKPLHIILENIFPSSKHYWLTFFFSIGSIAILCWVLVESAIGLSHILNIPEVIIALTVLAIGTSIPDMMSSVIVAKQGRGGMAVSNAIGSNIFDILIGLGLPWFIIILFTNKQIDTSTNDLIESVILLIISVVFIFVVLLIGKWKINRKTGMFLIALYVIYLVREIYFVYN is encoded by the coding sequence ATGATTTTAGTAGGGTATATAATAGCTCTGATTACTTCATTTTACCTGTTGGCTCGTATCAGCGATGTCTATTTTGTCAACTCACTGGATAAAATAGCTGAAAAACTAAACTTATCTCATGAAATGGCGGGCGCCACCTTAATGGCCATTGGCTCCAGTGCACCTGAACTCTTCGTTGCCATAATTTCATTTGTACGTGTAGGAAATCACGAGGCAATAGGTGTAGGAACAATTGTAGGTTCAGCACTCTTTAATATACTTGTTATTATTGGTGCCTCAGCAATGGTCAGAAGTGCGAAACTCGTGTGGCAACCTGTAATGAGGGATCTCATTTTCTATTTAATCGCTGTTATATTATTGTTCATTGTAATGTATAGTGGTGAAGTATCCGCTATAGAAGGATTTATACTGGTAGGTACATATGGATTATACCTGCTAGCGGTTGTCTATGGTAGAAAAATCTTCAAATTCAAAGATGGCGATACAATGGACGAAGACGAACCAGAAGAAGAACTTAAAGGTTGGAGATTAATATTTAAGCCTTTACACATTATACTGGAAAATATTTTTCCTTCTTCCAAGCATTACTGGCTTACATTTTTCTTCTCTATTGGCTCAATAGCCATATTATGTTGGGTTTTGGTGGAATCTGCAATAGGTTTATCTCATATTCTTAACATACCAGAAGTTATCATAGCCTTAACTGTATTAGCCATAGGTACATCTATACCAGATATGATGTCTTCAGTTATTGTTGCAAAACAAGGCCGTGGTGGCATGGCAGTTAGCAACGCTATTGGATCCAATATTTTTGACATTCTTATTGGCCTCGGGCTGCCTTGGTTTATAATAATCTTATTCACGAACAAGCAAATCGATACATCAACAAATGACCTAATCGAATCAGTGATATTATTGATAATATCCGTTGTATTTATTTTTGTAGTTCTATTAATAGGTAAGTGGAAGATAAACCGTAAAACCGGAATGTTTCTTATAGCTTTATATGTTATCTATTTGGTAAGAGAAATTTACTTTGTTTACAATTAA